In Methylococcus geothermalis, one genomic interval encodes:
- a CDS encoding LysR family transcriptional regulator: protein MNITLRQLKVFERVARRLSFTRAAEELYLTQPAVSMQIKQFEESIGLPLFERLGKKIFLTRAGEELYRLSRQISLQLEEAEQLIEELKGTEGGRLVVAVASTVHYFAIRLLADFCKSYPKVRVNFKVTNRQGLLRMLEDNEVDTVLMGRPPEELDLVAEAFMDNPLVIIAPAGHPRVGEKGIRLEDLRNETFLMREQGSGTRNSVERFFAERGVRIVASMEMNTNGAIKQGVEVGLGLGLVSIHTVERELADGRVVILDVEAFPIMRQWYIVHRAGKRLTATATAFEDFVRSEAQRFVAPFNAILGAGQEAALGAVE from the coding sequence GAGCTCTATCTGACTCAGCCCGCCGTATCGATGCAGATCAAGCAGTTTGAGGAAAGCATCGGGCTGCCTCTGTTTGAACGTCTGGGGAAAAAGATCTTTCTGACCCGTGCGGGCGAGGAGCTGTACCGTCTGAGTCGGCAGATTTCGCTGCAGCTCGAAGAGGCCGAGCAGCTCATCGAGGAATTGAAAGGCACCGAAGGGGGGCGGCTCGTCGTCGCAGTAGCGAGCACGGTGCACTATTTCGCGATCAGGTTGTTGGCGGATTTCTGCAAGTCCTATCCGAAAGTACGGGTGAATTTCAAAGTGACCAACCGCCAGGGACTGTTGCGGATGCTCGAGGACAATGAGGTCGATACGGTGCTGATGGGGCGGCCGCCGGAAGAGCTGGATCTGGTGGCCGAAGCGTTCATGGACAATCCATTGGTCATCATTGCGCCGGCCGGTCATCCGCGTGTCGGCGAAAAAGGCATACGCCTAGAAGATTTGCGTAACGAGACGTTTCTCATGCGAGAGCAGGGATCGGGTACCCGAAATTCGGTCGAACGGTTTTTCGCCGAACGAGGCGTGCGGATCGTTGCGAGCATGGAAATGAATACCAATGGTGCGATCAAGCAGGGGGTCGAGGTTGGCTTGGGGCTCGGGCTGGTGTCGATACACACCGTCGAGCGTGAGCTTGCCGACGGACGGGTGGTGATCTTGGACGTGGAAGCTTTTCCCATCATGCGGCAGTGGTACATCGTGCACCGGGCGGGCAAGCGCTTGACGGCGACGGCAACCGCTTTCGAGGACTTCGTGCGGAGTGAGGCCCAGCGGTTCGTGGCGCCGTTCAATGCGATTCTCGGCGCCGGGCAGGAAGCGGCGCTCGGGGCGGTGGAATAA